Genomic segment of Candidatus Rokuibacteriota bacterium:
CCCTGCTCGACGAGAACGACCCCGAGCCAGTAATGCGGCGCCGAGCGCTTCGGCTCGAGCTGTATGGCCAGGCGGAAGGCCTCCTCGGCCTCCTTGAGCTTGCGCAAGTTGAGATAGGCATAGCCCATGTTGTGGTAGGCCACGTCCGGCGTCGAGTAGGTCGGCTGGGCCAGGGCTTTCCGGTAGAGCACGATGGCCTCCTCGAACCTGCCCTGCTCGGCATGAGCGAGGCCCAGGTTGTGCTGGGCCTCGCCGTAGGTCTGATCGAGCGCCACCGCCTTCTGGAACTGCTCCTGGGCTTCCGCCTTGCGGCCCAGGTCCAGGTTGACCACGCCGAGGGCGTTCCGGTAGAGCGCATTGTCCGGGTCCAGCGACACGGCTTCCTGGAGGGAGGCGAGCCCCAGGGACACCCGCTTCTCGCCGAGGTTCTTGATCCCCTGCTCGTAGGCCGCGCGCGCCTGCAGGCGCTGCACCTGCTCGTCCGCGGCCGAGCGACACCCGGCCAGGAGGAGGAGAGCCAGCACCACGGTGAGCCATGCCTCCGGACGCCGCCGACTTGACAGGGAGAATAATCCCCTGTATCCGTTGAGGGCGTGCCTACCTACGAATACGAGTGTCAGGATTGCTCCAGGGTCTTCGAGGCGCGACAGCGGATCTCCGAGCCGGCGCTGACGACCTGTGACAAGTGTGGCGGTCCCGTTCGCCGCCTCATCGGGGCGGCCACGTTCATCCTGAAGGGCAAGGGGTGGTACGTCACCGACTACCCCTCTGAAGCACGGAAGAAAGCGATGAAATCCGAAGCCTCATCGACCCCCACCTCCGGAGCCGACGCCCAGTCTAGCACAGCGGCGAAGAGCGATTCCGCTTCTTCGGCCGCCCCGGCGCCGGCCAATGGCACAGGCGCGGGCGGCGGCACCTCCGGCAAGGGCGCCTCCGGCAAGGGCGCTGCTGGCAAGGATTAGGAAGCCTTCGCCCGGACCGGCGTGCCGCGCCGGGCCTGAAGCACTTCCAGGGCGCTCCCTTCCCGCAC
This window contains:
- a CDS encoding tetratricopeptide repeat protein, with product MVLALLLLAGCRSAADEQVQRLQARAAYEQGIKNLGEKRVSLGLASLQEAVSLDPDNALYRNALGVVNLDLGRKAEAQEQFQKAVALDQTYGEAQHNLGLAHAEQGRFEEAIVLYRKALAQPTYSTPDVAYHNMGYAYLNLRKLKEAEEAFRLAIQLEPKRSAPHYWLGVVLVEQGRRDEAKASLRAARDLDPGSIIGRSAVEVLKTLGEGG